The genomic stretch TAATGGTTTCTTGGGATAAATCATTTTTATCATCTCGCGTATCATCAGCTCGGCAGCATTGAAGTCGGCAATTACACCGTCTTTCAACGGGCGAACGGTGCGGATGCTTTCGTGTGTTTTTTCGTGCATCAGTAATGCACGTTTACCCACTGCTAAAACTTCTTTAGGATTATTTCTGTTGAGCGCCACAATGGACGGCTCATTTACAACTATTTCTTCGTCGTGAATGATGAGGGTATTAGCGGTGCCTAAATCCATCGCTATTTCCTGCGTAAAAAAATTAAAAAGTCCCATTTATCGTACTTCCTGCTTTTAAAGATTATTTATTGGGAAAGGTAATGAAATTTATTTGTACCGGATAAGAAAAAATCATGCCCGAATTCATAGATTTCGAGGCGAAATTAGCAGATTATTTTAGATGTTGAAATAATTATTGCAACAATTTATTTAGAACTTCGATTTATTTTGCACACAGTTTCTACGACAAAAAAGACCCATATATTTTTTACACGGCAGTAATCATAACGGGCTGTTTTCTTTTCTTCTTTTTCCTGCCTTTGCCCAGCCATATAATGAAGCCTGTTATCGGCAAGGAGGTGCATATAAGTCCGCACAAAAATGTAAACAATTTTCCGGCTTGTCCCATCCATGTTCCCATGTGCAGTTGCCAAATGTTGTTTTCGATATATTCGCCTTTTAAGTTTTTCGGCGGTACGGGCAATGCTTTTCCCGTATATCTGTCCACGAAGCTGATGTGCGCATTTTCGGCGCTTTTTAATCCTATGTTTTTGGCGGTTGTAATCATGTAATAGCCGGTTGTCGGCAATTGATAAATCCATACCTGCGCCACGCGCGCATCGGGCGTTTTATTTAATTGCTCATCTATAACAGCAGCCAACGGAATTGAGTGTTTTAAAGTATCTGATTGGGGCAAAACCTTTTGCTGCCAACGCGGATTCCAGTCGCCGCCGAATAACTGAATTGTTTTTTGCGATACGGAATTAAATGCAATCAGCAAGCCTGTTACGGTCAATATAATTGCCAATACGGATGAATAAAAACCCAGCACATTGTGCAGGTCGTAATTTACGCGTTTAAATTTTGCGCGCCATTTGATTTTAAAACTTGCATCAATATTGTGCTTGTTCCATTTAACGGGAAACCAAAGTATAATGCCTGTAATAATTTCTATTAAAAAAATAATAGTAGCTATATCCACAATCCATTCGCCTGGACCCTGCCACAGAAAAGCCGCATGAATATGCGCCATTGTAAAAAAGAAATTGCCTGTTGCATCGTTTTTTAAAATTTTTCCCGAATAGGGGTCCACATAAATCATGGAAAGCCCCTGCTCCTTGCTGAAGCTGCGAAACCGCACGGAGCGTTTCGGGTCTTTATATACAAGCACTTCCGATACTTTGCAGTTGGGCAGTTCACGCTTTATGTTTTTTATCATTTGCTCGACAGAAATGCGACTATTCTTCACTTCGGTAACGTATTTTGCTTTGCCCGCCGACCAATCAATGACTTCATCGCCATACACAACAAGCGTTCCCGAAAGGCAAACAGCCACTAAAATAATACCCGTAACAATGCCCGTCCACAAATGAAGCCATGCATTCAGCCTGTTGAGAAAAGATTTTTTCTTTTGTTTCATTCGATATATAAAACAATAAAACCGTAATCATTTTTAATTACGGCATCTCTGCAAATGTCAGCGACAAATAATAGAACCATTTACGAAATACGGAATTTTTTGCATTGATGAAACTGATTTTCCCGATTTCGTAAACATCAGTTCAGCACCTCGCCACACCTTTGCGCTCGAAAATAATTTGTTAATAAATATCCATTTGCAATGAAAAGAAGTGTATCAACGAAAGTCTGTTTATTCCTGTTTGTGGTCTTCACGCTTGCTATACAAAGTTTGCAGGCGCAAAGTAAACACACCGGCATCATCAACGGGAAAGTGCTGAATGCCGACAACCAGCCGGAAGAAAATGTTATTCTGATATTAGAGCCTTCTGGCAAGCAAACCAAAAGCGACGACGCAGGCTATTTTCAGTTCAGAAATGTTCCTTACGGTCAATATACAATTACAATAAAATCGTTAGGCATACAAACGCAATCGGTAACTGTCAATCTTGACGCTCCGCAGATTTCTGCAAGCACAATTACATTATCGGAAAAAGACGCAGAATTGAAAGACGTTATTGTTTCGAGCTCTTTCCGTCATATTGATAAAAACAGCGAGCAGGTTGCAAGAATGCCGATGTCTTATATTGAAAATCCGCAGAATTATGCAGTTGTTCCGAGAG from Arachidicoccus sp. BS20 encodes the following:
- a CDS encoding PepSY-associated TM helix domain-containing protein, with translation MKQKKKSFLNRLNAWLHLWTGIVTGIILVAVCLSGTLVVYGDEVIDWSAGKAKYVTEVKNSRISVEQMIKNIKRELPNCKVSEVLVYKDPKRSVRFRSFSKEQGLSMIYVDPYSGKILKNDATGNFFFTMAHIHAAFLWQGPGEWIVDIATIIFLIEIITGIILWFPVKWNKHNIDASFKIKWRAKFKRVNYDLHNVLGFYSSVLAIILTVTGLLIAFNSVSQKTIQLFGGDWNPRWQQKVLPQSDTLKHSIPLAAVIDEQLNKTPDARVAQVWIYQLPTTGYYMITTAKNIGLKSAENAHISFVDRYTGKALPVPPKNLKGEYIENNIWQLHMGTWMGQAGKLFTFLCGLICTSLPITGFIIWLGKGRKKKKRKQPVMITAV